The Coffea arabica cultivar ET-39 chromosome 2c, Coffea Arabica ET-39 HiFi, whole genome shotgun sequence genome includes the window tgaaaagaaATTATGTTGATTTTTCGTGTCACTTTTGTTTGTGCCTCCAATCTTTTACCCCAACGGTATCGTGCCACGTGAGAAAACTAAAATCAATTGAGGGTGTCTTGTCAACATATAAGACTATTTGTATACCTTGGTTGAGGTCAGGGAATGTATGATTTCCCTAGGTGCATCGTGGATTTGTTATTAGTTATTAGTTTTTAAAAACTCTATGTATTCcttggtttccttttttttggtggtTAATGTTATTTTTGTTATAGAGCATGGATCTGGCTCACTTTTCATGATGATACTGGGTGTGTAAATGTTATTGCATTAGGTGTCGAAGCTGAGAAGCTGATTGGTGTTAGCGCGCTTGACATGTTTGAGGCTGCTGACGATGAGGTTATGTGTTGCTCTATTCTCATGCATAGATACCTGAACTTGGAGATTGTTTAACTATGTAgccaggtcatttggatttgtcATTAATGAACTTTCTTTTATGCAATTTAAATGGTCTGATTTGTGTACATGGATTCTTGAATTGCCACTTTATTTCGATTCAACCTTTTTGCAGACCTTTAAGTTGTACCATCGTGTGGCTTGTCGAATTGAACTGACCAGGCTCCTATGCTATTTTAAGCGTTCATCCGATGTGATCAACAAAGTGACATGCACTAAATACGCTGTTGTTGCTTGCTACCCAGTTTAGAGAGGTTGTTTTTGGATGCTTATTTCTTGTGCTATCTTGTCAGCTCGTGAACTTCTTTGAGCTTGTAGTGGCGTCGGTATTAGTTTTGAGGCTTATATGCTATTGATACTAATAGCATTTAGTGGTTCtgttctttttaaaaaattttctttgggATGCTTTGTTATGCTGCCAGCTCAGAGCCTTTCTTCTTGGGCTGAGTTCTTAGGCAGCAGTAGTATTTGGAATAGTGATATGTAGACTATAGACCACATGTTTGTTACTTAGACGATTCATTCACTGGACAATTGCTAAACTTTGTTTTGTTTCTGCGTTTCTAAAGCCTAGATCTTTGTATAGTTCTTTAGCCTTTGGAGTTTTAAGCAACAAACATTCCTTCTGTCCTAGCTGTTACTTTTGTTATTCCAACTTATTACATCTAATAAAGTCAATgtcctttttattttcaaaattatataCCTGCTACATATGTTTTATGGGCATCCATAATAAATTATCACCGCGCAGGGCGCGATTCATGCCTCCTAGTCTTTAGAATGGGGCGAAGATCCAAACTTACTATGCAACCATATGGATTTTTCAAAAGTCAATTGACCCTACTTGGAGCGACATAGGTCCGCCAGTGTCTATCACAATTgcttgtttttatttctttgtgtTGCCCATTCCCGGTTCTTTCTTTGGTGATGCGTACTGAGGTCGATCATACATAAAATGGTTGATATGTGGTTTTGATCGTTGTTTTATCCCGTGGTTTCATTCAACCGTCCAAGATTGGATTGGTCCTACAATCTATGGACTTTCACCCATCAAGCGAATTGGATTTCGTTTCCTTAATTTATGGACTTTAACCCACGAAGAGAATTGGATTTCATATCCTCCAAAAGCCTACACTGAATATTGTCCTTGAATATTTGTAGCAAACAGTGGTGGTGGATATGTGAGGCTGGGTTAAAGCCCAGCACAGCTTCATTTAGGCATGTCCAATGTTGAAAGGGCTATCTTAAGCAACAAGTGCGGGCGCCAATAGGGTTCTTTGCCCCTCAGCCCTCGTCACCTGCCTAAGGACTCGCAACTGTGGAACCGACTTTTCCTAGTAGCAGTACTATTTTTAAGGTGTCCGCTCAGTTTCTGTGTTTCTGCTGCATCTCCCGTTTTCCAATTCCATCACGGAGTTGAGTTTTAGTATGCACACGTTGCAAGCCTCTCCGAACTCCAAACTGCAAAGCTTCTCATAAGtcatatctctctctctctctctcacccaCAAAACACACAAATAACGACGCGTCATCAAATTTGAcgtccttcttcttcttcttcttctgtcgAGCATTCATCAATCAGATCCCAGGCCAACTTCCTGTGTTTCTTCCACTGCTTTCTGATTCAAGCACTACTACCCATCCATCGAGGGCTTTCTGTTCTAGACGtggtccttttttctttttcctcaacGATCACTACTATCTCCGGTAAGCTGATGAAAGTTTCGGGGATAAAgtccccccttttttttctttcttttttggctctttttgattattttggtaCGGAGAAGGAGCATCATTGTCGTAGGGCAGGCATGCGTTGGAAGATTCATTGTgtcgggttttttttttttttttttaacatttatgAAATATGTAAAAAGATTAACGCTGCGTGCAAGACTGAATAGGGATCACTCGTTGGAACCACAGTTTGTATTTGGAATAATTCtgcccttgttttttttttttttccttttaaacttCCATTAACGAGTCTGTAAAACTCTACTGGAAAGTTATGCACGTAAATTAAAGGTTTCCTCATAGGAACTGAGCTGTTTCCCTTCGCAACCAGTCCTTTTCACTCGTGGGGAAAAATTGTCAAGTTTGCTCCTTTTCTGGAACGTGCTTCCCCCCAACGCCAACGCGTTTGGCGCTGGACGAAGGGAGCGCAGCACTAGACAATTAGAGACATACACGTACATTATCTTTGACGAAATTGATTGCGGTACTAATTGTGGCACCGCTTTTTATCTGCTTGTCACAGGTGGGGTCATTATCAGAGCAAACCAAATCAAAGTTCTCTAGTCTACTGCCCCCCTCTATTTCGAGATCGGATAAAGATCAAAAGGCCAGCTGGGCTTTAGTTTAGAGATTTGTGAAAAAGACTCACTTTTTTCACGCGATTCTTATTGTTTCCTACGTTGACCGACTTTGTGTATGACTAAGATACAGTAATATCACTCTCATCTCGCTTGAATTGAACCCCCTAGACTCCTTTGTTCCTTCCTGCCTGTAATTGGTGATCACAACAGTATGAGGAAGCTCCACATCAGTCCGGTTGGTGTGGACATTCCACACCAAGCATTCTCTCCCATCACTAATCCTTCTTTTGCTTCAGCTCCTTCAATGAAAGAGAGGAAAGCGGATCAGTCCCTTGCCtgccaaaattttctttccGGTTCCTTTATATCAAGAAAGTTCGACAAGTCTCTCAATTTCAACAAACGTGCTTCTATAGCTCACAGAATGAAAAGGTCTTGCAGTGCAAACTTGGATGAAGTCTTTGGGGATCACAGTGCAGAAGGGTTAGCTCAAGGCTTCAGTTCGGAAGATAGAGGACGAACGCTTTCTCAAAATTCGTCATGGCAGTCGCATATCGATTTCTTGGAGCCAACAACGCTTGGAATAATGCCAGAGCCACCCGATTGGCCAGAGAGGGATTTAATATTGTGGGCAGATATTGAACAAAGAGCTAAGAGCTTTGATCTTCCCCTATCGCTTAGGATGATTAAAAAGAAGCACCAAAGAGAAGAAGCGTTAAAAGGGGTGGGAGAATTGGCTAGTTCCTCGATCACAAAGGCCTTCTCCTCGACGGTATTTATCATAGTTGAGCTGCAGAGCTATGCATTACAGATGAGGGAAGCATTGTGCAATGAAGATTTAAAGGTGATAATTTCTAAAGTTCAGAGAGACATGCATTTATCATTCGTCTGGCTGTTTCAGCAAGTTTTTTCACCAACACCAGCCTTGATGGTCTGTATGATGAGCCTTTTAGCAGAATTTGGTGTATATTCAACATCACAGGCTTGTTTGTATGGATCATTATCTAGAACCACGGAAGAGTTGGGATCAATTCTACATGCTCAGAGCGATAATTTGTCAGTGGCTTCAACAAATTTTGATAATTATGGAGTTGGCTGGGAAGCTAATTCAGTAATAAATGGCAGAAACGAAGACTCAAGTTATATATCAACATCTAGAAAGCATTTAATGGCAGATCCTGAAGAACTTTTGCAGGTTGGCAATCAAGAATTCAGAAGTGCGGCAGAGGTGTCGCTGTGGAATTCTCTTCTGGATCAAGCAACGAGAATGCAACCAGGTCCAGGCGAGATGGTTCTTAATCACGATGTGTTGCAAAAGTTTGTATCTCCACTATCTGCGGAGATAGAACCTGATGACTACATGGAGTATCATAGGACTGATCTTACGTACCAGATGGGGTTGTCTCAGGATCCTGATAATCCACTTTTGCTCTGCAATTATGCACAATTTCTACGCCTTGTTGCTCATGATTATGACAGGtgattttctcaaaacataTATTGCATCCGTTTGGTAGACACTATTGATTCTGCTGGAATTTGTTTTTGCTCATTAATATTTCTCGTTAAAATCACGAGCAAGTAGACTGTATTATTAGCTACTGTATTAACCAATTATGACTCATCATGCTATGCCATT containing:
- the LOC113726598 gene encoding uncharacterized protein produces the protein MQMIPMHLIRGVEAEKLIGVSALDMFEAADDETFKLYHRVACRIELTRLLCYFKRSSDVINKVTCTKYAVVACYPV
- the LOC113730384 gene encoding uncharacterized protein, with the protein product MRKLHISPVGVDIPHQAFSPITNPSFASAPSMKERKADQSLACQNFLSGSFISRKFDKSLNFNKRASIAHRMKRSCSANLDEVFGDHSAEGLAQGFSSEDRGRTLSQNSSWQSHIDFLEPTTLGIMPEPPDWPERDLILWADIEQRAKSFDLPLSLRMIKKKHQREEALKGVGELASSSITKAFSSTVFIIVELQSYALQMREALCNEDLKVIISKVQRDMHLSFVWLFQQVFSPTPALMVCMMSLLAEFGVYSTSQACLYGSLSRTTEELGSILHAQSDNLSVASTNFDNYGVGWEANSVINGRNEDSSYISTSRKHLMADPEELLQVGNQEFRSAAEVSLWNSLLDQATRMQPGPGEMVLNHDVLQKFVSPLSAEIEPDDYMEYHRTDLTYQMGLSQDPDNPLLLCNYAQFLRLVAHDYDRAEECFKRAIQVEPLDAESLSRYADFLWIVRKDFWRAEDTYLQALSIEPENSYLASKYANFLWNTGGEETCFPLDASNSSSSRDSNM